A section of the Petrimonas sulfuriphila genome encodes:
- a CDS encoding putative transporter produces MEWINDLIFGSGVAHAIFVLALVISSGILLGKIKVFGVSLGITWILFVGIFLGHLGLGIDEHILHFIKEFGLILFIYSIGMQVGPSFFSSFKQGGITLNLLASSVVFLGVITTYVIHVITGLPISTMVGILSGAVTNTPGLGAAQQTYFDVTGSQDPSIAMGYAVAYPLGVVGIILSLILFKSLFRINFARENEAISITNASKMTEAQMFSLQVHNPAVFGKTIHEIKSLMDKEFVISRVLHNDSGILTVPLPHTVLNENDKILVVTNLQNIELIEALIGQKIDMDRNEWNKLDNQLISRRINVTKAGINGKSIGQLRLRNLYGVNITRVNRAGVDLVADPRLQLQLGDRVTVVGSEASIANVEKFLGNSLKRLREPNLISIFIGIALGVLIGSIPFMFPGIPQPVKLGLAGGPLIVAILISKFGPKYGLVTYTTMSANLMLREIGIALFLACVGLSAGEGFVETVVNDGYKWIAYGAIITVVPLLIVGTIGRKVYKINYFTLMGLIAGSMTDPPALSYANATAGNDFPAVSYATVYPLTMFLRVITAQLMILLFL; encoded by the coding sequence ATGGAATGGATTAATGATTTGATCTTCGGATCGGGTGTTGCGCACGCCATTTTTGTACTTGCGCTGGTAATTTCTTCCGGAATCCTGCTGGGAAAAATTAAAGTCTTCGGTGTTTCTCTCGGAATAACGTGGATTCTGTTTGTAGGTATATTTTTGGGTCATCTGGGTTTAGGGATTGATGAACATATTCTTCATTTTATAAAAGAATTTGGGCTCATCCTTTTTATCTATTCTATTGGGATGCAAGTAGGTCCCAGTTTTTTTTCTTCCTTCAAGCAAGGCGGGATCACCCTGAATTTATTGGCCTCATCGGTAGTATTTCTGGGCGTTATCACCACTTACGTAATTCATGTTATAACCGGATTACCCATTTCTACCATGGTGGGAATATTATCTGGAGCGGTAACTAATACCCCGGGACTGGGTGCGGCGCAACAAACTTACTTTGACGTAACCGGCTCCCAGGATCCTTCTATAGCCATGGGATATGCAGTAGCCTATCCCCTTGGTGTTGTAGGTATTATTCTTAGTCTTATACTCTTTAAGTCGCTGTTCAGGATAAATTTTGCCAGGGAGAACGAAGCAATCAGTATAACAAATGCTTCTAAAATGACCGAAGCACAAATGTTTTCACTTCAGGTACATAATCCGGCTGTTTTTGGCAAAACCATCCACGAGATAAAAAGCCTCATGGATAAGGAATTTGTCATTTCCAGAGTCCTGCACAACGATTCCGGAATATTAACGGTGCCTCTGCCGCACACCGTATTGAATGAGAACGATAAAATACTGGTGGTTACAAACCTACAAAATATTGAACTTATTGAAGCTTTGATCGGTCAAAAAATCGATATGGATAGAAACGAGTGGAATAAGCTTGACAATCAATTGATTTCGCGAAGAATAAATGTAACCAAGGCGGGAATTAATGGAAAATCTATCGGACAATTGCGGTTAAGAAATTTGTACGGAGTAAATATTACCCGGGTTAACCGCGCCGGCGTTGATCTGGTTGCTGATCCGAGACTACAGTTGCAGCTGGGTGACCGGGTAACCGTTGTGGGTTCCGAAGCATCCATCGCTAATGTTGAAAAATTCCTTGGAAACTCGTTGAAAAGGCTGCGTGAACCCAACCTTATATCTATTTTTATCGGGATCGCCCTGGGAGTTTTAATCGGAAGCATCCCCTTTATGTTTCCTGGAATCCCCCAACCCGTAAAACTAGGACTGGCGGGTGGCCCTCTTATTGTTGCAATTCTTATCAGTAAATTCGGACCTAAATACGGATTGGTAACCTACACAACGATGAGCGCAAACCTGATGCTTCGGGAAATAGGTATAGCGTTATTCCTTGCATGCGTAGGATTAAGCGCAGGAGAAGGCTTTGTTGAAACCGTGGTAAATGACGGATACAAATGGATCGCATACGGAGCCATTATCACGGTTGTTCCACTTTTAATTGTGGGTACTATCGGAAGAAAAGTTTATAAAATCAATTACTTTACGCTGATGGGATTGATTGCGGGAAGTATGACCGATCCCCCGGCTCTTTCATACGCTAATGCGACTGCAGGAAACGATTTCCCAGCAGTAAGCTATGCGACTGTCTATCCGCTTACCATGTTCCTGCGGGTTATTACGGCGCAATTGATGATTCTGCTGTTTCTATAA
- a CDS encoding 4-alpha-glucanotransferase, with amino-acid sequence MSLIKFQISYHTNFGQEIYVCGSIPELGNLDETGALKLTCEGEVWSAETESKTTGQIEYYYFLKEQGKTIRKEWGSHRRLQVEKSKMFFVQDLWKNKPYHGYLYSSAFTESIFFHEKANSTLSYFSNSILLNVICPFVKKGQKLVVSGEIDQLGNWALNKAKPLDYVGNGEWQILLNAKSLPNEFYYKFVIVDEDTRQSIHWEDGGNRILSTQKAKNQNSVWVEMGLQFHYNYFLFKGTGTAIPVFSLRSESSFGIGDFLDLKKMIDWAALTHQQLIQMLPINDTITTQTWRDSYPYSAISCYALHPIYLGLSAFPLKDQSKMNAFLEEARKLNKLADLDYEKVLSLKKRYTEHLFEQEKDEILSSAAYQVFYEKNRFWLFSYAAYCYLRDKLGTARFTDWGEFAVYNEQKLQQLIEEDPEAKIVTDFYAFTQYLLDKQLGEVQEYAHGKGVALKGDIPIGINRDSIDAWTTGYLFNMDTQTGAPPDDFSFFGQNWGFPTYNWCAMEQEGYAWWKNRFCKMADYFDAYRIDHILGFFRIWEIPMHSVQGLLGYFSPALPYWPEELNLAGIPFDEERMTKPFIHEAFLPEIFGEYTPEVMAEYLEVSGWQRFNLKKEYDTQRKIQHFFGGKADVKNLKIRDGLYALCNEVLFVRDRMNHNLFHPRITAQHSYSYRYLDDNVKSAFNRLYDDFYYRRHNYFWREQAMRKLPQLISSTPMLVCGEDLGMVPDSVHSVMNELQILSLEIQRMPKDPNVSFSDLHSLPYLSVATTSTHDMSPIRLWWKENKEITQKYYNEILNHEGEAPDECSPELCRQIIQQHLNSSAMWVILPWQDWISLSGELSRKDPAEERINVPANPEHYWRYRMHISLDDLLKKSEFNATIKLMVER; translated from the coding sequence ATGAGCCTTATAAAATTCCAAATAAGTTATCACACAAATTTTGGTCAAGAAATCTATGTTTGTGGTTCAATTCCCGAGTTGGGCAACCTTGATGAGACCGGTGCATTAAAATTAACCTGCGAAGGGGAGGTGTGGTCTGCCGAAACAGAGAGTAAAACAACCGGACAAATCGAATATTATTATTTCTTGAAAGAGCAGGGTAAAACTATTCGAAAAGAGTGGGGGAGCCATCGTAGATTACAGGTTGAGAAATCGAAGATGTTTTTTGTTCAAGATTTGTGGAAAAATAAACCCTATCACGGTTACCTGTATTCATCGGCTTTTACTGAAAGTATCTTTTTCCACGAAAAAGCCAACTCAACTTTATCCTATTTTTCCAACAGTATTTTATTGAATGTGATATGCCCTTTTGTGAAAAAAGGGCAGAAGTTGGTTGTTTCCGGTGAAATTGACCAATTGGGAAACTGGGCTTTAAATAAAGCCAAACCACTTGATTATGTCGGAAACGGAGAATGGCAAATACTCCTGAACGCTAAAAGCCTTCCCAATGAGTTTTATTATAAGTTTGTTATCGTAGATGAGGATACCCGCCAGTCCATACATTGGGAAGATGGCGGAAACAGGATTTTGTCAACGCAAAAAGCAAAAAACCAAAACAGTGTATGGGTTGAAATGGGGTTGCAATTTCATTACAACTACTTTTTGTTTAAAGGTACGGGAACGGCTATTCCTGTATTTTCGCTTCGAAGTGAAAGTAGTTTCGGAATTGGGGATTTTCTCGATCTGAAAAAAATGATCGACTGGGCTGCGCTGACCCATCAGCAACTTATCCAGATGCTGCCCATTAACGATACTATCACTACCCAAACGTGGAGAGACTCTTATCCTTACAGTGCTATTTCGTGTTATGCATTGCATCCCATTTATTTGGGACTTTCGGCTTTCCCGCTAAAGGATCAGTCAAAGATGAATGCTTTCCTGGAAGAAGCCCGGAAATTGAATAAATTGGCTGATCTTGATTATGAAAAGGTGTTGAGTTTGAAGAAAAGATATACAGAACACCTTTTTGAACAGGAAAAGGATGAAATTTTATCATCCGCGGCGTATCAAGTGTTTTATGAAAAAAACCGGTTCTGGCTTTTTTCGTACGCGGCATATTGCTATTTGAGGGATAAGTTAGGCACGGCGCGGTTTACCGATTGGGGAGAGTTTGCAGTTTATAATGAACAAAAGTTGCAACAACTTATCGAGGAGGACCCCGAGGCAAAAATTGTGACCGATTTTTATGCTTTTACTCAGTATTTGCTGGACAAACAGTTGGGTGAAGTTCAGGAGTATGCTCACGGGAAAGGGGTCGCTTTAAAGGGAGACATACCTATTGGAATAAATCGCGATAGCATTGATGCCTGGACAACGGGCTATCTTTTCAATATGGATACGCAAACAGGAGCACCGCCCGATGATTTTTCCTTTTTCGGGCAAAATTGGGGATTTCCTACTTACAACTGGTGCGCGATGGAACAGGAAGGTTATGCATGGTGGAAAAACCGGTTCTGTAAAATGGCAGATTATTTTGATGCTTACCGCATCGACCATATTTTGGGCTTTTTCCGCATTTGGGAGATTCCCATGCACTCTGTCCAGGGATTATTGGGGTATTTTAGTCCGGCCTTGCCTTATTGGCCCGAAGAGTTGAATCTGGCAGGCATTCCTTTCGATGAAGAACGGATGACAAAGCCATTTATACACGAAGCATTTTTGCCTGAAATATTTGGTGAATATACTCCCGAAGTGATGGCGGAGTACCTCGAGGTTTCCGGATGGCAGCGCTTCAACCTTAAAAAAGAATACGATACACAACGAAAAATTCAACACTTTTTTGGGGGTAAGGCAGACGTTAAAAATCTGAAAATCCGTGATGGGTTGTATGCATTGTGCAACGAAGTATTGTTTGTAAGAGACCGGATGAATCATAACCTGTTCCACCCGCGTATTACGGCGCAACATAGTTATTCTTATAGGTATCTCGACGATAATGTGAAAAGTGCTTTTAACCGGCTTTACGATGATTTTTATTACCGGCGTCACAACTATTTCTGGCGCGAACAGGCCATGAGGAAATTGCCACAACTCATTTCTTCAACCCCTATGTTGGTTTGCGGAGAAGACTTGGGGATGGTGCCCGATAGTGTGCATTCGGTAATGAACGAACTCCAAATACTCAGTCTGGAAATTCAACGGATGCCGAAAGACCCGAACGTATCGTTTTCCGATCTCCATTCATTGCCTTATCTTTCGGTTGCCACAACGTCAACCCACGATATGTCACCGATAAGGTTGTGGTGGAAGGAGAACAAGGAGATTACCCAAAAATATTACAACGAGATTCTTAACCACGAAGGGGAGGCTCCAGACGAATGTTCTCCCGAATTGTGCCGGCAGATTATACAACAACACTTGAATTCGTCGGCCATGTGGGTGATTTTACCCTGGCAGGACTGGATATCGCTTTCCGGAGAGCTTTCGCGGAAGGATCCTGCAGAAGAACGTATAAATGTGCCAGCTAATCCCGAGCATTACTGGCGGTACAGGATGCATATTTCGTTGGATGACTTGTTGAAGAAAAGTGAATTTAATGCAACCATAAAATTGATGGTGGAAAGATAA